Proteins from a genomic interval of Quercus lobata isolate SW786 chromosome 11, ValleyOak3.0 Primary Assembly, whole genome shotgun sequence:
- the LOC115967129 gene encoding uncharacterized protein LOC115967129 — protein MDMALEELWKKFHLSEEEKGVLAVSSQEVASSREHAQFNILFKLQATKEFNKKAFKSTTQKLWCGSQGVTIKEVGKNLFLAIFVNREDMMDVLDRSPWSFDRKLILLKRFNGDISPSSVSFQYSPFWIRVFNIPIKSMNTTVGNRIAKEIGVPLVIDAPKSGLAWGPFLRILVDVDITKPLIRGKMIHIEEMEDVWVYFKYERLPTFCYRCGILGHQDCDCQGINKGYFHTNDDVLEFGPWLQAVAPKTKYKKGNSNTHGYSDVETEDTFLSNEEDDTVGGDKL, from the coding sequence ATGGATATGGCGCTGGAGGAGTTGTGGAAAAAATTCCATCTCTCAGAGGAAGAAAAAGGTGTTTTGGCTGTTAGTTCTCAGGAGGTGGCCTCATCAAGGGAACATGCTCAATTCAATATCTTGTTCAAGCTACAAGCTACTAAGGAATTTAATAAGAAGGCGTTCAAATCAACCACTCAAAAACTTTGGTGTGGTTCACAGGGAGTCACTATTAAAGAGGTTGGAAAAAATCTTTTTCTGGCTATCTTTGTTAATAGGGAAGACATGATGGATGTTCTTGACAGAAGCCCATGGTCATTCGATAGAAAGCTTATCCTACTAAAGCGCTTTAATGGAGATATCAGTCCAAGTAGTGTCTCCTTTCAATACTCTCCCTTTTGGATTCGGGTTTTCAACATCCCAATCAAAAGTATGAATACTACTGTTGGTAATCGTATTGCGAAGGAGATTGGAGTTCCGTTGGTGATAGACGCTCCAAAAAGTGGCCTTGCTTGGGGTCCTTTTCTCAGGATTCTGGTAGATGTAGACATCACAAAACCTCTTATAAGGGGAAAAATGATTCACATTGAAGAGATGGAGGATGTTTGGGTATATTTCAAGTATGAGAGGCTGCCTACATTCTGCTATCGATGTGGTATACTGGGCCATCAAGATTGTGATTGTCAGGGGATTAATAAAGGATACTTTCATACAAATGATGATGTGCTTGAATTTGGTCCTTGGCTGCAAGCTGTAGCCCCaaaaaccaagtataaaaaaggaaattccAATACACACGGATACAGTGATGTTGAAACAGAAGATACATTCCTTTCTAACGAGGAAGATGATACAGTTGGGGGTGATAAACTTTGA
- the LOC115967128 gene encoding uncharacterized protein LOC115967128: protein MAKPPGGEHSLASQDRKLWIKLWALNTPPKVRNFVSQVCSDDILPTRANLLRRKIQVDPICTFCGQHDETTVHILWECPLARNVWALVRGKLQKCSADASNFYLLVRHLVDRLDSKELETWAMLSWALWNARNRYHFESLHSHPTAILQGATSLLDDYQRLSVRLPNR from the coding sequence ATGGCCAAGCCTCCCGGTGGTGAACATTCCCTGGCTAGCCAAGATCGCAAGCTGTGGATAAAGCTTTGGGCGTTGAATACTCCACCAAAGGTTCGAAATTTTGTATCGCAAGTTTGTTCCGACGATATCCTTCCAACTAGAGCCAATCTTCTCCGTCGTAAAATCCAAGTTGATCCGATATGCACCTTCTGTGGCCAGCATGATGAAACGACAGTCCATATTCTATGGGAGTGCCCCCTAGCACGGAACGTTTGGGCTCTGGTCAGAGGTAAGTTGCAGAAATGTAGTGCTGATGCTTCGAACTTCTACCTCCTGGTTCGTCACCTAGTTGATCGACTTGATAGTAAGGAACTAGAAACTTGGGCAATGCTTTCTTGGGCTTTGTGGAATGCGAGGAACAGATATCACTTTGAGAGCTTACATTCCCACCCCACTGCAATCCTTCAGGGAGCCACATCCTTGCTGGATGATTACCAACGACTATCTGTGCGTCTCCCCAACCGATGA